In Denticeps clupeoides chromosome 1, fDenClu1.1, whole genome shotgun sequence, a single window of DNA contains:
- the grpel1 gene encoding grpE protein homolog 1, mitochondrial, translated as MASWCVRAVRQSYNIVASPSLARAAPRLLCTAAQQKSSGAGCEEESGMPKPEQSAAERALAEDKLQLEEQLREVTDKYKRALADTENLRQRSQKMVEDAKLFGIQSFCKDLLEVADILEKATESVPKDEVTSQNPHLKNLYDGLVMTDVQIQKVFTKYGLVKLNPEGQKFDPYEHEALFQSPMPGKEPGTVAAVTKVGYKLHGRTLRPALVGVVKAP; from the exons ATGGCGAGCTGGTGTGTACGTGCGGTGAGGCAAAGCTACAATATTGTAGCATCTCCCTCCCTTGCTAG GGCGGCGCCACGTCTGCTGTGCACAGCAGCCCAGCAGAAGAGCTCTGGTGCGGGGTGCGAAGAGGAGAGCGGAATGCCGAAGCCAGAGCAGAGTGCTGCTGAGAGAGCTCTTGCTGAGGACAagctgcagctggaggagcagcttcGAGAAGTTACA GACAAATACAAGCGAGCCCTTGCAGACACAGAAAACCTTAGGCAAAGAAGTCAGAAGATGGTGGAGGATGCAAAGCTTTTTG GAATCCAGAGTTTTTGCAAAGATCTTCTAGAAGTGGCAGACATCTTAGAAAAGGCAACCGAGAGCGTCCCAAAAGATGAGGTGACCTCACAGAACCCCCACCTGAAGAACCTCTATGATGGGCTGGTAATGACTGATGTGCAGATTCAGAAAGTGTTCACCAAATATGGCCTGGTCAAGCTCAACCCTGAAGGGCAGAAATTTGACCCCTATGAGCATGAGGCGCTCTTCCAATCCCCGATGCCAGGCAAGGAGCCTGGCACAGTCGCCGCAGTGACCAAAGTAGGCTACAAACTGCATGGACGTACCCTCCGACCAGCTTTGGTGGGTGTGGTCAAGGCTCCTTAA
- the tada2b gene encoding transcriptional adapter 2-beta has protein sequence MADLGKKYCVNCLADVTNLRLRCTECQDIELCPECFSAGAEIGNHRRWHGYQQVDGGRFTLWGPAAEGGWTSREEQSLLDAIEQYGFGNWEDMAAHVGASRTPQEVMDHYVSMYIHGNLGKACITESIPNRVTDHTCPSGGPLSPSLTTPLPPLDVSVAEQQQLGYMPLRDDYEIEYNQDAEKLISGLSVNYDDEDVEIELKRAHVDMYVRKLRERQRRKNIARDYNLVPVFLGRDKKDKERERLGAGVGGAGAGSGSALCNIGGSGALGGATAAAPSLAGGPTVTVSSSAPKRKITKEEKELRAKLRALCQCMAQREFEEFFENMHKERALRAKVRELQRYRRNGITRLDESAEYEAARHKREKRKENKSVAGSKRGSSGGGVGGGGGAGGGGGGGGSGGGMGPGGGAGIAIKEEGKDGEFSAIENLTGFELLSDREKVLCNSLNLSPARYLTVKTIIIKDHLQKRQGIPAKSRMPSYLDKVLKKRILSFLTESGWISRDAS, from the exons ATGGCCGACCTGGGGAAGAAGTACTGCGTGAACTGCCTGGCGGACGTCACGAACCTGAGGCTGCGCTGCACGGAGTGCCAGGACATCGAGCTGTGTCCCGAGTGCTTCTCGGCGGGCGCGGAGATCGGCAATCACCGGCGATGGCACGGTTATCAGCAAGTGGACGGCGGGCGTTTTACTCTGTGGGGTCCCGCAGCGGAGGGAGGATGGACGAGCAGGGAAGAGCAGTCGCTCCTCGATGCCATCGAGCAGTATGGCTTTGGAAACTGG GaggacatggctgcccacgtcGGTGCCTCAAGGACCCCACAGGAGGTCATGGACCACTATGTCAGCATGTACATCCACGGCAACCTGGGCAAGGCGTGCATCACCGAGAGCATCCCCAACCGCGTTACGGACCACACTTGTCCAAGTGGCGGCCCTCTGTCGCCGAGCCTGACCACGCCGCTGCCGCCGCTGGATGTGTCTGTtgcggagcagcagcagctgggcTACATGCCGCTCCGGGATGACTACGAGATTGAGTATAACCAGGATGCAGAGAAGCTCATCAGCGGCCTGTCTGTGAACTACGACGACGAGGACGTGGAGATCGAGCTGAAGCGCGCCCACGTGGACATGTACGTTCGGAAGCTCCGAGAACGGCAGCGGCGCAAGAACATCGCACGCGACTACAACCTTGTTCCGGTCTTCCTAGGTCGGGACAAAAAAGACAAGGAGCGGGAACGTCTTGGGGCAGGTGTGGGCGGAGCCGGAGCAGGAAGTGGCAGTGCCTTGTGTAATATCGGCGGGAGCGGAGCACTGGGGGGCGCCACGGCAGCAGCTCCCTCGCTGGCGGGCGGCCCCACCGTCACCGTGTCATCCTCGGCACCAAAGAGAAAGATCacaaaggaggagaaggaactGAGGGCCAAGCTCCGCGCGCTCTGCCAGTGCATGGCACAGCGGGAGTTTGAGGAGTTCTTCGAGAACATGCACAAGGAACGGGCTCTGCGCGCCAAGGTGCGCGAGCTCCAGCGGTACCGGCGCAACGGCATCACGCGCCTCGACGAGTCGGCCGAGTACGAGGCGGCGCGGCACAAGCGCGAAAAGCGCAAAGAGAACAAGAGCGTGGCCGGCTCCAAGAGAGGCAGCAGCGGAGGGGGTGTGGGGGGAGGTGGGGGTGCCGGGGGCGGAGGGggaggcggcggcagcggcggcggcatgGGGCCGGGCGGGGGCGCCGGCATCGCTATCAAGGAGGAGGGCAAGGACGGCGAGTTCTCGGCCATCGAGAACCTGACGGGCTTCGAGCTGCTCTCGGATCGAGAGAAGGTTCTGTGCAACTCGCTGAACCTGAGTCCAGCTCGGTACCTGACCGTCAAAACCATCATCATCAAGGACCATCTTCAGAAGAGGCAGGGCATCCCCGCCAAAAGCCGGATGCCCAGCTACCTGGACAAAGTGCTGAAAAAGCGAATCCTCAGCTTCCTCACAGAGAGCGGCTGGATTTCTCGGGACGCATCCTAA
- the cfap184 gene encoding cilia- and flagella-associated protein 184, which translates to MVLTVRYRAGLRFSELHRTFSRSESSSKPVRFSMAENSPSLPSSLIAMPAPPPGPMPPPLPPPPPPPPAPPPPPTPPPLLPLLEPATLLFSLRFSRLCRAASYSADSSRRVMPLRRYRWSSRTLARRARSLCMFSKNSSNSRCAMHWQSARSLALSSFSSFVIFLFGAEDDTVTVGPPASEGAAAVAPPSAPLPPILHKEDRNKVVVACDVLAPLPFSELPNVHVHVGALQLDLHVLVVVVHRQAADELLCILVILNLVVIPERHVAQLLLLRNRHIQRRQRRGQARRQRAATWTISKAILLDGIEERLLFPARPSSLRCGTPQSKTPAVHLLITVPSPVIADLRARREALGTQLDVLALRAAQPQEFQDHLEILLLGAQTMEGDKREQTNVESELDIGHHQDAVLNAVAEAEDAFISEKMEENEISPEEGKQSIDISTEGPKFDDVPHEDSGTETVGNAEIPSSEERKGAASEPSTSQTHSYEEIMNGIDEFGLEQDKDSPTTQEFSRAASPVEKHQVRLKDQDEDEVTNTDHKEHADLLAELQAERDKLMEQNNHLQIRLLEFFCQRKDNGPWAEWEKPVQEPEQQYKEYLETIVELKDQYHRRSEQYQQQLEGLRAQTMEKLGQVEDEWRAFMALKHEVAVAALSRQVGKQAARDEVEQILAVEERWEKQLVSVRLENIKLEDTLRKFEALVHKEVLGEGRHVADFEQLKLENHTYSEKIEERKDELSSLHKKIASKVQVLTHVREKLQFVRMENQIGRTELAEVEAALAQKREMLMLTKQARDRLRMDNLKLRQRCGLLGNKMLLRDFEEKVDENRQMEERLEMLKRRHAELTMKSDRIKKNLEQSRSQMV; encoded by the exons ATGGTTTTGACGGTCAGGTACCGAGCTGGACTCAGGTTCAGCGAGTTGCACAGAACCTTCTCTCGATCCGAGAGCAGCTCGAAGCCCGTCAGGTTCTCGATGGCCGAGAACTCGCCGTCCTTGCCCTCCTCCTTGATAGCGATGCCGGCGCCCCCGCCCGGCCCcatgccgccgccgctgccgccgcctccCCCTCCGCCCCCGGCACCCCCACCTCCCCCCACACCCCCTCCGCTGCTGCCTCTCTTGGAGCCGGCCACGCTCTTGTTCTCTTTGCGCTTTTCGCGCTTGTGCCGCGCCGCCTCGTACTCGGCCGACTCGTCGAGGCGCGTGATGCCGTTGCGCCGGTACCGCTGGAGCTCGCGCACCTTGGCGCGCAGAGCCCGTTCCTTGTGCATGTTCTCGAAGAACTCCTCAAACTCCCGCTGTGCCATGCACTGGCAGAGCGCGCGGAGCTTGGCCCTCagttccttctcctcctttgtGATCTTTCTCTTTGGTGCCGAGGATGACACGGTGACGGTGGGGCCGCCCGCCAGCGAGGGAGCTGCTGCCGTGGCGCCCCCCAGTGCTCCGCTCCCGCCGATATTACACAAG GAAGACCGGAACAAGGTTGTAGTCGCGTGCGATGTTCTTGCGCCGCTGCCGTTCTCGGAGCTTCCGAACGTACATGTCCACGTGGGCGCGCTTCAGCTCGATCTCCACGTCCTCGTCGTCGTAGTTCACAGACAGGCCGCTGATGAGCTTCTCTGCATCCTGGTTATACTCAATCTCGTAGTCATCCCGGAGCGGCATGTAgcccagctgctgctgctccgcaACAGACACATCCAGCGGCGGCAGCGGCGTGGTCAGGCTCGGCGACAGAGGGCCGCCACTTGGACAA TTTCCAAAGCCATACTGCTCGATGGCATCGAGGAGCGACTGCTCTTCCCTGCTCGTCCATCCTCCCTCCGCTGCGGGACCCCACAGAGTAAAACGCCCGCCGTCCACTTGCTGATAACCGTGCCATCGCCGGTGATTGCCGATCTCCGCGCCCGCCGAGAAGCACTCGGGACACAGCTCGATGTCCTGGCACTCCGTGCAGCGCAGCCTCAG GAGTTTCAGGATCATCTGGAAATCCTGCTTTTAGGAGCACAGACAATGGAAGGAGACAAGAGAGAACAGACAAATGTTGAATCAGAACTGGATATAGGCCACCACCAAGACGCTGTGCTCAATGCTGTTGCTGAGGCTGAAGACGCCTTTATTTCTGAGAAGATGGAGGAAAATGAAATCTCACCAGAGGAGGGAAAGCAGTCAATTGATATTTCCACAGAAGGGCCCAAGTTTGATGATGTCCCTCATGAAGACAGTGGAACAGAGACTGTGGGAAATGCAGAAATCCCTTCCAGTGAGGAAAGAAAAGGCGCTGCAAGTGAACCCTCCACAAGTCAGACTCACTCTTATGAGGAAATCATGAATGGCATAGATGAATTCGGACTGGAGCAAGACAAGGACAGCCCAACAACCCAAGAGTTCAGCAGAGCTGCCAGCCCAGTTGAAAAGCATCAGGTGAGACTGAAGGAccaagatgaagatgaagtaACTAACACTGATCACAAGGAGCATGCAGACCTCCTGGCCGAGCTGCAGGCTGAGAGGGACAAGCTGATGGAGCAGAACAATCACCTGCAAATCCGGTTACTTGAGTTCTTCTGCCAGAGGAAGGACAACGGCCCATGGGCTGAATGGGAGAAGCCTGTGCAGGAACCAGAGCAGCAGTACAAGGAGTACCTGGAGACCATTGTAGAGCTGAAGGATCAGTACCACCGGCGGTCTGAGCAGTaccagcagcagctggaggggTTGAGGGCCCAGACGATGGAGAAGCTGGGTCAGGTGGAGGATGAGTGGCGCGCCTTCATGGCTCTGAAGCATGAGGTCGCTGTGGCAGCTCTCAGCCGGCAGGTGGGCAAGCAGGCGGCCCGGGATGAGGTGGAGCAGATCCTGGCGGTCGAGGAGCGTTGGGAGAAGCAGCTGGTGTCTGTTCGGCTGGAGAACATTAAGCTTGAGGACACGCTGAGGAAGTTTGAGGCACTGGTGCATAAGGAGGTCCTGGGAGAAGGACGCCACGTGGCAGACTTCGAGCAGCTCAAGCTCGAGAACCACACCTACAGTGAGAAGATAGAGGAGCGCAAGGACGAGCTTTCGAGTCTGCACAAGAAGATTGCCAGCAAGGTGCAGGTTCTCACCCATGTGAGGGAGAAGCTGCAGTTCGTCCGGATGGAGAACCAGATCGGTCGAACTGAACTGGCCGAGGTCGAGGCAGCTTTGGCCCAAAAACGGGAGATGCTGATGCTGACCAAACAGGCGCGCGACCGTCTCCGTATGGACAACCTGAAGCTGCGCCAGCGATGTGGCCTGCTGGGGAACAAGATGTTGCTGCGGGATTTCGAGGAGAAGGTGGACGAGAACAGGCAGATGGAAGAGAGGCTCGAGATGCTGAAGAGGCGGCATGCGGAGCTCACAATGAAGAGTGACAGGATCAAGAAGAACCTGGAACAAAGCAGGTCTCAAATGGTGTGA